The following nucleotide sequence is from Micromonospora sp. WMMD1120.
GCGACGGCGCTCGGCGCGACGGTGACCGCCGTGTGCGGCACCCGCAATGTCGAGCTGGTCCGGTCGCTCGGCGCCGCGCACGTCGTCGACTACACACGCGCCGACTTCGCCACTGACACCCGCCGCTACGACGCGGTGTTCGACCTGGTTGGCAACCGTTCACTCACGGCGCTGCGCCGGGTGCTCACCCCGACCGGGACGCTGGTGCTCTCCGGCGGCGGTGTCTACCGCGGCGGCAGCCTGATCGGGCCGCTCGGGCTCATCGCGCGGGGGCGGTTGCTGGCGCCGTTCGTGCGGCACCGCGTCGTCGTCCTCGCGGCCGTGCCCGGTCGGCGGCACCTCGACGCGCTCCGCGTCCACGCCGAGAGCGGCCGCCTCACCCCGGTCATCGACCGGGCCTATCCGCTGCGCGACGTGCCCCGGGCCCTGCGCTACCTCGAGGTCGAGCACGCGCGGGCGAAGGTGGTCGTCACCGTCTGACGCCCGGTGCCGGTCGGCGGCCCCGGCACACCTCTGGCGTGACGGCCGGGGGCCGCCACGCCAGAGGTGTGGTGTCAGACGTTCGGTGTCAGCTGGTACGGCAGCTGACCGTCGGCCAGTTCCAGTTGCCGTTGGCCATGATCGTGATGCCGAAGTTGTTGCCGTTGCCGTTCGGCCTGGCCGTGACGGTGCCGCTGGTGCCGCTGACGGAGGCGTTCCAACTGTTCTGGATGCTCTGGCCGCCACCGAGGCCGAGGCTGACCACCCAGTTGTTGGTGCCGCTGACCGCGACGTTCAGGTTGAAGCGGTCACCCCACGACTGACCGGCGGAGAGCACCGCGGTGCAGTTGCCGGTGCCCGGGTTGCCGGTGGTCGGCGGGGTGGTCGGGTTGCCGCCGCCGCCCTCCCAGACGTTGATGTCGGAGCTGCCCTGGCTCTGGTAGCCCTCGGTGGCCATGATCTGGTACGAGTGGTTGCTGCCGAGGTTCAGGCCGGCGCGGGCCCAGGCGTCGAAGTGGTTGGCGGTGGTGATGGTGCCGCTGGAGCGCTTCTGCTGGCGGACGCTCCAGTACTGGTAGAACGTCTGGGTGCCGTCGATCGACGGGGCGTTGACCCGCTGGCTGCGCAGGATGTCGTAGGTGCCGCCGTCGGTGGTGACGGTGCCCAGCCGCTGGGCGCCGCTGCTCGGGTTGTAGTTGCCGAAGTTCTCCACCACGTAGTACTCGATGAGCGGGTTGCGCGTCCATCCGTACAGGGCGAGGTAGGTGTTGTTGTTACCCGGGTTGTAGCTGCCCGAGTAGCTGACCGTACGCCGGTTGCCGGTGGCCCAACCCTTGCCGCCGACCCAGTTGTTGGTGCTCCGGTCCCAGCTGCTGGAGTAACGGCCGTTCTCGCGCAGCGTCATGCTGGCGTTGCCGCTGTCCTTCCAGAACGAGAAGTAGTAACCGTTGTGGGTGCCGGTGGTGCTCGAGCTGACCGTGCGGTCGGCCTCGGCGTACGCGTTGGTGGCCGTCACCGTGCCGGTGACCGCCAGGGCGACGGCGCAGGCGGCGCCGAGGAGCAGCCGCATGCGGCCGCGTCTTCCCGGGGTGATCGGGGTGTGGCTGGTGTCGCTCATGGACGTGTTTCCTCCTTGTGACAGCTGGCCGGAGGCCAGCGGCGCGGTACGCCCCAGCAGGCTGCCGGTGGCCGGGTAACGGCCACGGGCGTCATACCGCTCGGTGGTGGTGGCCGGTCGTCCTGCACGACGACCGGAGGAGTGGGTCGCGCTGACTGACATTGACGGCGATTGAGTGCCGTCGATGGGGACCGTATTGACCCGGCCGTTGTCTTGTCAACAAGTTCCGGAAACACGTCGGCAACAGCGGCCCCG
It contains:
- a CDS encoding glycoside hydrolase family 11 protein, translating into MSDTSHTPITPGRRGRMRLLLGAACAVALAVTGTVTATNAYAEADRTVSSSTTGTHNGYYFSFWKDSGNASMTLRENGRYSSSWDRSTNNWVGGKGWATGNRRTVSYSGSYNPGNNNTYLALYGWTRNPLIEYYVVENFGNYNPSSGAQRLGTVTTDGGTYDILRSQRVNAPSIDGTQTFYQYWSVRQQKRSSGTITTANHFDAWARAGLNLGSNHSYQIMATEGYQSQGSSDINVWEGGGGNPTTPPTTGNPGTGNCTAVLSAGQSWGDRFNLNVAVSGTNNWVVSLGLGGGQSIQNSWNASVSGTSGTVTARPNGNGNNFGITIMANGNWNWPTVSCRTS